In a genomic window of Demequina muriae:
- the cysD gene encoding sulfate adenylyltransferase subunit CysD — translation MSEDDVTTSLTTLDALESEGIHIIREAVGTARKPVLLFSGGKDSVVVLHLATKAFWPGRVPFELLHVDTGHNFDEVLEFRDRTVERLGLRLQVAKVQDYIDDGRLRERPDGTRNPLQTVPLLDAIVNHGYDVVFGGARRDEEKARAKERVVSLRDEFGQWDPRNQRPELWNLYNPKHLPGQHVRVFPLSNWTELDVWRYIQREQIDLPDLYFAHERDVFTRDGMWLTPHPSVRVRDTDCPAPRSVRYRTVGDASCTGAVESTASTLDEIIAEVAATRITERGATRADDRLSEAAMEDRKKEGYF, via the coding sequence ATGAGCGAGGACGACGTGACGACGAGCCTGACCACCCTTGACGCCCTCGAATCCGAGGGCATTCACATCATCCGAGAGGCCGTGGGCACCGCCCGCAAGCCCGTCCTCCTGTTCAGCGGCGGCAAGGACTCCGTGGTGGTGCTGCACCTCGCGACCAAGGCCTTCTGGCCCGGGCGCGTGCCGTTCGAGCTGCTGCACGTGGACACCGGCCACAATTTCGACGAGGTGCTCGAGTTCCGCGACCGCACCGTCGAGCGGCTCGGGCTGCGCCTGCAGGTGGCGAAGGTCCAGGACTACATCGACGACGGTCGCCTGCGCGAGCGCCCGGACGGCACTCGCAATCCGCTGCAGACGGTGCCGCTGCTCGACGCGATCGTGAACCATGGCTACGACGTGGTCTTCGGGGGCGCCCGTCGCGACGAGGAGAAGGCGCGCGCCAAGGAGCGGGTCGTCTCGCTGCGCGACGAGTTCGGACAGTGGGACCCCCGCAACCAGCGGCCCGAGCTGTGGAACCTGTACAACCCCAAGCACCTGCCCGGCCAGCACGTGCGGGTGTTCCCGCTGTCGAACTGGACCGAGCTGGACGTGTGGCGCTACATCCAGCGCGAACAGATCGATCTGCCGGACCTGTACTTCGCACACGAGCGCGACGTGTTCACGCGCGACGGCATGTGGCTCACGCCGCACCCGAGCGTCCGCGTGCGCGACACCGACTGTCCCGCACCCCGGTCGGTGCGCTACCGCACGGTGGGCGATGCGTCCTGCACCGGTGCCGTGGAGTCGACCGCGTCGACGCTCGACGAGATCATCGCGGAGGTTGCGGCCACGCGCATCACCGAGCGCGGCGCGACCCGTGCCGACGATCGCCTCTCGGAGGCCGCCATGGAAGACCGCAAGAAGGAAGGCTACTTCTGA
- a CDS encoding nitrite/sulfite reductase, whose translation MRTREASQRKNTASKDGQWAAGDRTPLNPNEEMKSTGDPLRVRERIESMYSKWGFWSIPPGDLRGRFRWWGLYTQRRQGIDGGKTAILEPHQLDDEYFMLRIRSDGGQLSVAQAREIGRISEEFGRDTADVSDRQNIQLHWIRIEDVPEIFRRVEAVGLLVTEACGDVPRVILGSPVAGVAKDELIDPTPQINEIKERYIGSPEFSNLPRKFKTAFTGQPVPDILHEVQDIAFCAVEHPELGVGYDLWVGGGLSVNPFLGVRLGVFVKPEIAHEVWKGVVSIFRDHGYRRLRTRARLKFLVKAWGAEKFLQVLQDDYLGYELPKGPAPQVGVPGDRGDHVGIHEQADGRWYVGVAPVAGRVSGTKMQSIADVAENVGSDRIRLTPLQKILVLDVDQDKVSDVVNGLRALELDSDPGEFHRNVIACTGIEYCKLAIVETKATAREVVKVLDQQFPTLDNPITVHVNGCPNSCARVQIADIGFKGQLVLDEESGEQVPGFQVHLGGRLGRGEDNDFGRKIRGHKVTQTGMPDYVQRVTTHYLADRTGPEETFADWAFRAEEELIK comes from the coding sequence ATGCGCACCCGCGAGGCCTCACAGCGCAAGAACACCGCCTCCAAGGACGGCCAGTGGGCCGCAGGCGACCGCACTCCTCTGAACCCCAACGAGGAGATGAAGTCCACCGGCGACCCGCTGCGGGTGCGCGAGCGCATCGAGTCGATGTACTCGAAGTGGGGCTTCTGGTCGATTCCCCCGGGCGACCTGCGCGGCCGGTTCCGCTGGTGGGGGCTGTACACGCAGCGCCGCCAGGGCATCGACGGCGGCAAGACCGCGATCCTCGAGCCGCACCAGCTCGACGACGAGTACTTCATGCTCCGCATTCGCTCGGACGGCGGCCAGCTGTCGGTGGCGCAGGCGCGCGAGATCGGGCGCATCTCCGAGGAGTTCGGCCGCGACACCGCCGACGTCTCCGACCGACAGAACATCCAGCTGCACTGGATCCGGATCGAGGACGTCCCCGAGATCTTCCGCCGCGTCGAGGCGGTGGGTCTGCTGGTCACGGAGGCCTGCGGGGACGTCCCGCGCGTGATCCTCGGCTCCCCCGTCGCGGGAGTCGCCAAGGACGAGCTGATCGATCCCACGCCTCAGATCAACGAGATCAAGGAGCGCTACATCGGCTCTCCTGAGTTCTCGAACCTGCCGCGGAAGTTCAAGACCGCCTTCACGGGGCAGCCGGTCCCCGACATCCTTCACGAGGTCCAGGACATCGCGTTCTGCGCCGTGGAGCACCCCGAGCTGGGCGTCGGCTACGACCTGTGGGTCGGCGGCGGTCTGTCCGTGAATCCCTTCCTCGGCGTGCGACTCGGCGTCTTCGTCAAGCCGGAGATCGCGCACGAGGTCTGGAAGGGCGTCGTCAGCATCTTCCGTGATCACGGCTATCGCCGACTGCGCACGCGCGCCCGTCTCAAGTTCCTCGTCAAGGCCTGGGGAGCGGAGAAGTTCCTGCAGGTGCTGCAGGACGACTACCTCGGCTACGAGCTCCCCAAGGGACCCGCCCCCCAGGTAGGAGTTCCGGGAGACCGCGGAGACCATGTGGGCATCCACGAGCAGGCCGACGGCCGCTGGTACGTGGGCGTCGCTCCGGTCGCGGGCCGCGTCTCCGGCACCAAGATGCAGTCGATCGCTGACGTCGCGGAGAACGTCGGCTCCGACCGCATCCGCCTCACTCCGCTGCAGAAGATCCTGGTGCTCGACGTCGACCAGGACAAGGTCAGCGACGTCGTCAACGGACTGCGCGCGCTCGAGCTGGACTCCGACCCCGGCGAGTTCCACCGCAACGTCATCGCCTGCACCGGAATCGAGTACTGCAAGCTCGCGATCGTCGAGACCAAGGCGACGGCCCGCGAGGTCGTGAAGGTCCTCGACCAGCAGTTCCCGACGCTCGACAACCCCATCACCGTGCATGTGAACGGCTGCCCCAACTCGTGCGCCCGCGTGCAGATCGCGGACATCGGCTTCAAGGGCCAGCTCGTGCTGGACGAGGAGTCGGGCGAGCAGGTCCCCGGCTTCCAGGTGCACCTGGGCGGCCGGCTGGGACGTGGCGAGGACAACGACTTCGGGCGCAAGATCCGCGGCCACAAGGTCACGCAGACGGGGATGCCCGACTACGTCCAGCGCGTCACGACGCACTACCTCGCAGACCGCACCGGCCCCGAGGAGACGTTCGCGGACTGGGCGTTCCGGGCGGAAGAGGAGCTGATCAAGTGA
- a CDS encoding thiamine pyrophosphate-dependent enzyme: protein MTRTIAGTIVHALAEHGVTQVWGVVGDALNPFTEAMRHEDRLEWIGVRHEETAAFAAGAQSQLTDRIGVCMGTVGPGSLHLLNGLYDAKKSHAPVLAICGQVPTAEIGTDYFQEVHNDRVFADVAVWNQTLTSPEQLPQMLVQAITAAYSQRGVAVLTVPGDVGELELDADVPELSFARPHRQSEPVEESLAAAAAALNGAERVTMLVGRGAEHARDQTLAVAERLQAPMVVTLKGKSGFDGDHPYGVGQAGLLGNPGAADALADCDALLMVGTDFPYRDFYPTDATVVQIDRAATHVGRRVTVDVPVVGDAGDALTALLPRLAGDRDSSHLDAAVKSYDSWRERQRSVADPDYEKSGVVAKVRAKFDNPDDRIRPEALAAAVDRHAPDDAVFTVDTGMSTVWLARFVEMRAGRELIGSFNLGSMANALPQSLGAQALDRSRRVVSMSGDGGLMMLLGDLRTAVTHRLPVVVVVFDNASLGMVQLEQQQGGLPSFGTELDNPDLAAVGTAMGLASRRVEEPGDLDAALAWAFSHDGPVLLDVITNPDEISVPPHPKVSQAWGYAVAKLTEGIESRR, encoded by the coding sequence ATGACCCGCACGATCGCAGGAACCATCGTTCACGCGCTCGCCGAGCACGGGGTGACGCAGGTGTGGGGCGTGGTGGGCGACGCGCTGAACCCCTTCACCGAGGCGATGCGGCACGAGGACCGGCTCGAGTGGATCGGGGTGCGGCACGAGGAGACGGCCGCGTTCGCCGCTGGTGCTCAGTCGCAGCTCACCGACCGCATCGGCGTCTGCATGGGAACCGTGGGGCCCGGTTCGCTGCACCTGCTCAACGGGTTGTATGACGCGAAGAAGTCGCACGCCCCCGTGCTCGCGATCTGCGGTCAGGTTCCCACGGCCGAGATCGGCACAGACTACTTCCAAGAGGTCCACAACGACCGCGTGTTCGCGGACGTCGCGGTGTGGAACCAGACGCTGACCTCGCCCGAGCAGCTGCCGCAGATGCTGGTCCAGGCGATCACCGCGGCGTATTCGCAGCGCGGCGTCGCCGTGCTCACGGTCCCTGGCGACGTGGGTGAGCTCGAGCTCGACGCCGACGTTCCCGAACTGTCCTTCGCACGCCCCCACCGTCAGTCCGAACCGGTCGAGGAGTCGCTCGCCGCCGCCGCAGCAGCACTGAACGGCGCCGAGCGCGTGACCATGCTCGTGGGCCGCGGCGCGGAGCATGCGCGCGATCAGACGCTCGCCGTGGCCGAGCGGCTGCAGGCGCCGATGGTCGTCACGCTGAAGGGCAAGAGCGGCTTCGACGGCGACCACCCGTATGGCGTGGGCCAGGCAGGGCTGCTCGGCAATCCCGGAGCGGCCGATGCGCTCGCCGACTGCGATGCGCTGCTCATGGTCGGCACCGACTTCCCGTACCGAGACTTCTACCCGACCGATGCGACGGTGGTCCAGATCGACCGCGCGGCCACCCACGTGGGGCGTCGCGTCACGGTCGACGTGCCGGTGGTGGGTGATGCGGGCGATGCGCTCACCGCGCTGCTCCCGAGGCTCGCGGGCGACCGCGACTCTTCTCACCTCGACGCCGCCGTGAAGTCGTACGACTCGTGGCGCGAGCGCCAGCGCTCGGTCGCGGACCCCGACTACGAGAAGTCCGGGGTGGTGGCCAAGGTGCGCGCGAAGTTCGACAACCCCGATGATCGGATCCGACCCGAGGCGCTCGCGGCAGCCGTGGATCGGCACGCCCCCGACGACGCGGTGTTCACCGTGGACACCGGAATGTCGACGGTGTGGCTCGCCCGGTTCGTCGAGATGCGTGCTGGCCGGGAGCTCATCGGCTCGTTCAACCTGGGCTCGATGGCCAACGCGCTGCCGCAGTCGCTCGGCGCCCAGGCGCTGGACCGGTCGCGCCGCGTGGTGTCCATGAGCGGCGACGGTGGGCTGATGATGCTGCTGGGCGACCTGCGCACCGCGGTGACGCACCGACTGCCCGTCGTCGTGGTCGTGTTCGACAACGCGTCGCTGGGCATGGTGCAGCTGGAGCAGCAGCAGGGCGGGCTGCCGTCCTTCGGCACCGAGCTCGACAATCCGGACCTCGCCGCGGTCGGCACCGCGATGGGTCTCGCGTCGAGGCGCGTGGAGGAGCCGGGAGATCTGGACGCTGCGCTCGCATGGGCCTTCTCGCACGACGGCCCTGTGCTGCTCGACGTCATCACCAACCCCGACGAGATCTCGGTCCCGCCCCATCCGAAGGTCTCGCAGGCGTGGGGATACGCGGTCGCCAAACTCACTGAGGGCATCGAGAGCAGGAGATGA
- the htpX gene encoding zinc metalloprotease HtpX, whose translation MSGKYFNGVKTAGLFIVLWAVLLGVGSFVGGGQFIWVFAALGVAGTAYGYWNSDKLAIKAMHARPVTEVEQPAMYRIVRELSAEANQPMPRLYVSPTQAPNAFATGRNPSNAAVCCTEGILGLLNERELRGVLGHELMHVYNRDILIGSVAAAFAGIITAIAQMLFFFGGGNSRDNPLGPIGMLAMLFLAPIAAALIRMAISRTREYDADEDGATLTGDPLALASALRKLERGTKAKPLPQDAALENVSHMMIANPFSGAGMAKLFATHPPMDERVARLERMAGRPL comes from the coding sequence GTGTCAGGCAAGTACTTCAATGGCGTGAAGACCGCAGGTCTGTTCATCGTGCTGTGGGCCGTGCTGCTCGGCGTCGGCTCCTTCGTGGGCGGTGGGCAGTTCATCTGGGTCTTCGCGGCTCTCGGCGTCGCCGGCACCGCGTACGGCTACTGGAACTCGGACAAGCTCGCCATCAAGGCGATGCACGCGCGCCCGGTGACCGAGGTGGAGCAGCCAGCCATGTACCGCATCGTGCGGGAGCTCTCCGCCGAGGCGAACCAGCCCATGCCCCGCCTCTACGTGTCGCCCACGCAGGCCCCGAACGCCTTCGCCACGGGACGCAACCCCAGCAATGCGGCGGTGTGCTGCACCGAGGGGATTCTCGGCCTGCTGAACGAGCGCGAGCTGCGGGGCGTCCTGGGCCACGAGCTCATGCACGTGTACAACCGCGACATCCTCATCGGGTCGGTGGCGGCGGCGTTCGCGGGCATCATCACCGCGATCGCCCAGATGCTGTTCTTCTTCGGCGGCGGGAACTCGCGTGACAACCCGCTGGGACCCATCGGCATGCTCGCGATGCTGTTCCTCGCGCCCATCGCCGCCGCGCTGATCCGGATGGCGATCTCCCGCACCCGCGAGTACGACGCGGACGAGGACGGCGCGACGCTCACGGGCGACCCGCTCGCGCTCGCCTCGGCCCTGCGCAAGCTCGAGCGAGGCACCAAGGCCAAGCCGCTGCCGCAGGACGCTGCGCTCGAGAACGTGTCGCACATGATGATCGCGAATCCCTTCTCCGGCGCCGGCATGGCGAAACTGTTCGCGACGCACCCGCCCATGGACGAACGCGTGGCTCGGCTCGAACGGATGGCGGGCCGCCCTCTCTAG
- a CDS encoding sulfate adenylyltransferase subunit 1, translating to MTAPDTTDAAAAIPDARRTSLLRFATAGSVDDGKSTLVGRLLHDTKSILADAYEAMERVSKERGGEEVDLALLTDGLRAEREQGITIDVAYRYFSTPKRTFILADCPGHVQYTRNTVTGASTADALVVLIDARYGVVEQTKRHLAVAALLRVPHVIVAVNKIDLLDYAQGPFRSITQHVQTHAESLGLTNVVTVPVSALKGDNVALRSDLTPWYDGPTVLEVLETVPSIDQGADDFAAAHRRGIAHPTAEQARATESGWRMPVQWVLRPQDAAISPEYREYRGYAGQVAEGTIRVGDDVVVQPSGRRTTVAGIDTADGPLDHAHTGLSVSIRLADDVDVARGDLLSSAADAVAPERAFHAHVAWLTDRPLRVRDRVLIQHGSARVQAMVTAIDGILDISLPGGTLDSSIATGHELLLNDIGVVRFQLAQPLAVEDYGRHRRTGAFCVIDPQDGNTIGAGTARASAPGTGTDAHVTI from the coding sequence ATGACAGCCCCCGACACCACCGACGCCGCGGCGGCCATCCCCGACGCCCGGCGCACGTCGCTGCTCCGTTTCGCCACGGCCGGCTCCGTCGATGATGGGAAGTCCACTCTCGTGGGCCGCCTGCTGCACGACACCAAGTCGATCCTGGCCGACGCCTACGAGGCGATGGAGCGCGTCTCGAAGGAGCGCGGCGGCGAGGAGGTCGATCTGGCCCTGCTGACCGACGGGCTGCGGGCCGAGCGCGAACAGGGCATCACCATCGACGTCGCGTACCGCTACTTCTCCACGCCCAAGCGCACCTTCATCCTCGCGGACTGCCCCGGGCACGTGCAGTACACCCGCAACACCGTCACGGGCGCTTCGACGGCCGATGCGCTCGTGGTGCTCATCGACGCCCGCTACGGAGTGGTGGAGCAGACCAAGCGCCACCTCGCCGTCGCCGCGCTGCTCCGTGTGCCCCACGTCATCGTCGCGGTCAACAAGATCGACCTGCTGGACTATGCCCAGGGTCCGTTCCGCTCGATCACCCAGCATGTCCAGACGCACGCGGAATCGCTGGGGCTCACCAACGTGGTGACCGTCCCGGTCAGCGCGCTCAAGGGTGACAACGTCGCGCTGCGATCCGACCTCACGCCCTGGTACGACGGCCCCACCGTGCTCGAGGTGCTCGAGACGGTGCCGAGCATCGACCAGGGCGCGGACGACTTCGCCGCGGCCCACCGCCGCGGAATCGCCCACCCGACCGCCGAACAGGCGCGTGCGACGGAGTCCGGATGGCGCATGCCGGTCCAGTGGGTGCTGCGCCCGCAGGATGCGGCCATCTCGCCCGAGTACCGCGAGTACCGCGGCTATGCGGGCCAGGTCGCCGAGGGCACCATCCGGGTCGGAGACGACGTCGTCGTCCAGCCGTCTGGCCGTCGCACCACGGTCGCCGGCATCGACACCGCCGACGGTCCGCTCGACCACGCGCACACGGGGCTGTCGGTGTCGATCCGCCTGGCGGACGACGTCGACGTGGCGCGCGGCGACCTGCTCTCGAGCGCCGCAGACGCCGTGGCGCCCGAGCGCGCCTTCCACGCCCACGTCGCGTGGCTCACCGACCGGCCTCTGCGCGTGCGGGACCGCGTGCTGATCCAGCACGGATCGGCACGCGTGCAGGCGATGGTGACCGCGATCGACGGGATCCTCGACATCTCCCTGCCGGGCGGCACGCTCGACTCGTCGATCGCGACCGGGCACGAGCTGCTGTTGAACGACATCGGCGTGGTGCGCTTCCAGCTCGCGCAGCCGCTCGCGGTCGAGGACTACGGCCGCCACCGCCGCACCGGCGCGTTCTGCGTCATCGACCCCCAGGACGGCAACACCATCGGCGCGGGAACCGCGCGGGCCTCCGCGCCCGGCACCGGCACCGATGCCCACGTGACCATCTGA
- a CDS encoding ABC transporter ATP-binding protein, whose product MSAPVSLRGVSQAFAGSRGGRLALDGVDLEVAAGEFVCVVGPSGCGKSTMLDLLAGHTRPARGDVSVAGAGVRGPGPDRVMVFQEHALFPWLSVRDNVAFGLKNAGVPLEERDATVATWLRKVGLADAADLHPHQLSGGMRQRAALARAFAMRPQVLLMDEPFSALDAPSRDRLHVELQELWAETGVTIVFVTHNVREAVALGDRVIVLSSGPGRIIGDVPVTLHRPRVVESERVVALSATVRRLLDAADQLGISAPREGGDSYVTI is encoded by the coding sequence ATGAGCGCGCCGGTCTCGCTGCGAGGGGTCTCGCAGGCCTTCGCCGGCTCTCGCGGCGGCCGGCTCGCGCTCGACGGGGTCGATCTCGAGGTCGCGGCCGGCGAGTTCGTCTGCGTGGTCGGGCCCTCCGGCTGCGGCAAGTCGACCATGCTCGACCTGCTGGCCGGACACACCCGTCCCGCCCGCGGAGACGTCAGCGTCGCGGGCGCCGGGGTGCGCGGCCCAGGACCTGACCGGGTGATGGTCTTCCAGGAGCACGCGCTGTTCCCCTGGCTGTCGGTGCGGGACAACGTGGCCTTCGGGCTCAAGAACGCCGGCGTTCCCCTCGAGGAGCGCGATGCCACCGTCGCGACGTGGCTCCGCAAGGTCGGTCTCGCCGACGCCGCGGACCTCCACCCGCACCAGCTCTCCGGCGGCATGCGCCAGCGTGCGGCTCTCGCCCGCGCCTTCGCCATGCGTCCCCAGGTGCTGCTCATGGATGAGCCCTTCAGCGCGCTCGACGCCCCCTCCCGCGACCGGCTCCACGTCGAGCTCCAGGAGCTGTGGGCGGAGACGGGCGTCACGATCGTGTTCGTCACCCACAACGTCAGGGAGGCCGTCGCGCTCGGCGACCGCGTCATCGTGCTGTCCTCCGGTCCCGGGCGCATCATCGGCGACGTGCCGGTGACGCTGCACCGCCCTCGTGTGGTGGAGTCCGAGCGCGTGGTCGCGCTGTCCGCGACCGTGCGCCGCCTGCTCGACGCGGCCGACCAGCTGGGCATCTCCGCGCCGCGCGAGGGGGGTGACTCGTATGTCACCATCTAG
- a CDS encoding FAD-dependent oxidoreductase → MTTDRPLRVAVIGAGPAGTYASDILSKSDLDVSIDIIERLPAPFGLVRYGVAPDHPRIKQIVVALANVLGRGDIRLLANVDIGTDLSLQDLREHYDAVIFATGAFKDADLNIPGIDLEGSYGAADFVSWFDGHPDVPRTWPLDAKEVAVFGVGNVALDVARILAKHPKDLAGTEVPDNVMELLKSSPVTDVHVFGRRGPAQVKFSPLELRELGHVPDVDVIVYPEDYDFDEASMEAAENNKQTKQVVKTLTDWTLKEPTGASRRIHLHFLQAPHEVLGEDGKVTGVRVERTALQGDGNVKGTGEFIDYPVQAVYRAVGYYGTEIDGIPFDQSKGVIANDGGRVVAGGDVVPGYYATGWIKRGPVGLIGHTKSDAQETIANLVEDAPRLYAESEAGAEQRSPDNLLRLLQSRGVDVVQWHDWELLDAHERAIGEADGRERVKVVPREEMTDIALGRTGA, encoded by the coding sequence GTGACCACAGACCGCCCGCTCCGGGTCGCCGTGATCGGTGCCGGCCCCGCCGGCACCTACGCCTCCGACATCCTGTCCAAGAGCGACCTCGACGTATCCATCGACATCATCGAGCGCCTGCCAGCACCGTTCGGCCTGGTCCGCTATGGGGTCGCGCCTGACCACCCGCGCATCAAGCAGATCGTCGTCGCTCTCGCCAACGTGCTCGGCCGCGGCGACATCCGCCTGCTGGCCAACGTCGACATCGGCACCGACCTGTCGCTCCAGGACCTGCGCGAGCACTACGACGCGGTGATCTTCGCGACGGGCGCGTTCAAGGACGCCGACCTCAACATCCCGGGCATCGACCTCGAGGGTTCGTACGGCGCCGCGGACTTCGTGAGCTGGTTCGACGGCCATCCCGACGTGCCGCGCACGTGGCCCCTCGACGCGAAGGAGGTCGCGGTGTTCGGCGTCGGCAACGTCGCGCTCGACGTCGCGCGCATCCTCGCGAAGCACCCCAAGGACCTCGCGGGCACCGAGGTGCCGGACAACGTCATGGAGCTGCTGAAGTCGTCCCCCGTCACCGACGTGCACGTGTTCGGTCGTCGCGGCCCGGCGCAGGTGAAGTTCTCGCCGCTCGAGCTGCGCGAGCTGGGCCACGTGCCCGACGTCGACGTGATCGTGTACCCCGAGGACTACGACTTCGACGAGGCCTCGATGGAGGCCGCAGAGAACAACAAGCAGACCAAGCAGGTCGTCAAGACGCTGACGGACTGGACGCTCAAGGAGCCCACGGGCGCCTCGCGACGCATCCACCTGCACTTCCTCCAGGCCCCTCATGAGGTGCTGGGCGAGGACGGCAAGGTGACAGGCGTCCGCGTCGAGCGGACCGCACTGCAGGGCGACGGCAACGTCAAGGGCACCGGGGAGTTCATCGACTACCCGGTCCAGGCCGTCTACCGCGCCGTGGGCTACTACGGCACCGAGATCGACGGCATCCCGTTCGACCAGTCGAAGGGCGTCATCGCCAACGACGGCGGGCGCGTGGTGGCCGGCGGCGACGTCGTGCCTGGTTACTACGCCACGGGCTGGATCAAGCGTGGACCGGTGGGGCTCATCGGCCACACCAAGTCCGATGCGCAGGAGACCATCGCGAACCTCGTCGAGGACGCCCCCCGGCTGTACGCGGAGAGCGAGGCCGGCGCCGAGCAGCGCAGCCCCGACAACCTGCTGCGACTGCTCCAGTCGCGCGGAGTCGACGTGGTGCAGTGGCACGACTGGGAACTGCTGGACGCACACGAGCGCGCCATCGGCGAGGCCGACGGTCGCGAGCGCGTCAAGGTGGTGCCGCGCGAGGAGATGACCGACATCGCGCTGGGCCGCACCGGCGCGTAG
- a CDS encoding phospholipase D-like domain-containing protein: MTSVMPSPSPDLGRVHADAPPRGLPSPTLMLPGAYIHDATARVHAAQRRVRLTTLTIADEQRTYALIEALVDAARRGVDVQVAADVFTYIDAAGTFLPARYRTTRRRESSALASRLTDAGAKFTWLGSERGLIWRGRTHTKMSVIDDVSYAFGGVNIDDRGARNADYMFRVEDPRLADELDEVYERIVRMNASQLGHPSLTLRHGDDAVLVDGGVPGDSVIYRRAMTLASEAVHVLLISQYCPTGPLGRIIAERPHALWFNPPRHASPANRVLISASMAATGYRTQYRSRRYLHAKCLVMTMPSGERVAITGSHNFVRGGVALGTREIALETRSDAVIDQILAFHRTHVVGGRQTGLAHPPAL, from the coding sequence ATGACCTCGGTGATGCCTTCCCCGTCGCCCGATCTCGGCCGGGTGCACGCCGACGCGCCCCCGCGGGGCCTGCCCTCGCCGACGCTGATGCTTCCCGGCGCGTACATCCACGACGCGACGGCACGGGTGCACGCCGCCCAGCGGCGGGTGCGGCTGACCACTCTCACCATCGCCGACGAGCAGCGCACCTATGCGCTCATCGAGGCGCTGGTCGACGCGGCCAGGCGAGGGGTCGACGTGCAGGTGGCGGCCGACGTGTTCACGTACATCGACGCGGCGGGCACGTTCCTTCCCGCCCGGTATCGGACTACGAGGCGGCGAGAGTCGTCGGCCCTCGCCTCGCGGCTGACCGATGCGGGGGCGAAGTTCACGTGGCTCGGGTCGGAACGAGGGCTGATCTGGAGGGGGAGGACCCACACCAAGATGAGCGTGATCGACGACGTGTCGTACGCGTTCGGCGGCGTCAACATCGACGATCGTGGCGCCCGCAACGCCGACTACATGTTCCGCGTGGAGGACCCGCGCCTGGCCGACGAACTCGACGAGGTGTACGAGCGCATCGTGCGCATGAACGCCTCCCAGCTCGGGCATCCATCGCTCACCCTCCGCCATGGTGACGACGCGGTGCTCGTCGACGGCGGCGTGCCCGGCGACTCCGTCATCTACCGTCGTGCGATGACGCTGGCCTCCGAGGCCGTCCACGTGCTGCTCATCTCCCAGTACTGCCCCACAGGTCCGCTCGGCAGGATCATCGCCGAACGGCCGCACGCGCTCTGGTTCAATCCACCGCGCCACGCCTCCCCCGCCAATCGAGTCCTGATCTCCGCGTCGATGGCGGCGACGGGATACCGCACCCAGTACCGCTCGCGGCGGTACCTCCACGCGAAGTGCCTGGTCATGACGATGCCGTCCGGAGAGCGCGTCGCGATCACCGGATCCCACAACTTCGTGCGCGGCGGCGTCGCGCTCGGCACGAGGGAGATCGCGCTCGAGACCCGGTCGGATGCCGTCATCGACCAGATCCTGGCCTTCCACCGCACGCACGTGGTCGGCGGCCGTCAGACGGGGCTGGCACATCCCCCGGCCCTGTGA
- a CDS encoding phosphoadenylyl-sulfate reductase, with protein sequence MSIPSLSGAAALTALNPREWNAETCAAVASRLENASATHIADWAVATFGRGLGVASSMQDTILPHMFGARLAGVDVLFLETGYHFQETLDTRDRSAREFPITIVDVMPNLTVAEQDAEYGKDLFARDPNLCCFMRKVDPLARALAGYDAWVTGARRVDAVTRSQMPVVSWDEKHGLVKINPLARWDDADVERYQVDHDLPRNPLTSQGYPSIGCAPCTRKVAPGEDPRAGRWSGQGKTECGIHT encoded by the coding sequence GTGAGCATCCCGTCGCTGTCGGGCGCCGCGGCGCTGACCGCGCTCAACCCTCGCGAGTGGAACGCCGAGACCTGCGCGGCGGTCGCCTCGCGTCTCGAGAACGCCTCGGCCACCCACATCGCCGACTGGGCGGTCGCCACGTTCGGACGGGGGCTCGGAGTCGCCTCGTCGATGCAGGACACGATCCTGCCCCACATGTTCGGCGCGCGGCTCGCGGGCGTGGACGTGCTGTTCCTCGAGACGGGGTACCACTTCCAGGAGACGCTGGACACGCGTGACCGCTCGGCGCGCGAGTTCCCGATCACCATCGTCGACGTCATGCCGAATCTCACGGTCGCGGAGCAGGATGCCGAGTACGGCAAGGACCTGTTCGCCCGCGACCCCAACCTGTGCTGCTTCATGCGCAAGGTCGATCCCCTCGCCCGCGCCCTCGCGGGCTACGACGCGTGGGTCACCGGGGCGCGCCGGGTCGATGCCGTCACGCGGTCGCAGATGCCCGTGGTGAGCTGGGACGAGAAGCACGGGCTGGTCAAGATCAACCCGCTCGCCCGCTGGGACGATGCCGACGTGGAGCGCTACCAGGTGGACCACGACCTGCCCCGCAACCCCCTTACCTCCCAGGGCTACCCCAGCATCGGCTGCGCGCCGTGCACCCGCAAGGTCGCGCCCGGCGAGGACCCGCGCGCGGGCCGCTGGTCGGGACAGGGAAAGACGGAGTGCGGGATTCACACATGA